Proteins from one Xanthomonas vesicatoria ATCC 35937 genomic window:
- a CDS encoding efflux RND transporter periplasmic adaptor subunit — protein MSRFSWTALGMALLLTACNASAPNEASEGGPAAEGEEHGEHEEAPLETKIAAKAAQAAGIQVAPAGPGEIADEHEVQGLLTPIDGRIAQVTARFPGPVRSVRAGVGDQVRAGQALATVESNLSLTTYTVTAPISGVVMARTAAVGMAAAEGAPLFEVADLSTLWVDLHIFGADVQHIGAGVPVTVTRLSDGVTAQTTLERVLPGTATASQSTIARATVANTDGLWRPGSAVKARVTVDRQSAALVVPITALQTAEDQDVVYVQQGETYHTRPVKLGRRDAERAEVLEGLKAGEQVVVAQSFLIKADIEKSTVEEDH, from the coding sequence ATGAGCCGTTTTTCCTGGACCGCACTGGGCATGGCCCTGTTGCTGACCGCCTGCAATGCGTCCGCCCCCAACGAAGCATCCGAGGGCGGCCCCGCCGCTGAGGGCGAGGAGCACGGCGAGCACGAGGAAGCGCCGCTGGAAACCAAGATTGCCGCCAAGGCTGCGCAGGCGGCAGGAATCCAGGTCGCGCCGGCTGGGCCTGGTGAGATCGCTGACGAGCATGAGGTGCAAGGTCTGCTCACCCCGATCGATGGGCGCATCGCACAGGTCACGGCACGCTTCCCCGGACCGGTCCGCTCTGTGCGAGCGGGCGTGGGTGATCAGGTGCGTGCCGGCCAGGCACTGGCTACAGTAGAGAGCAACCTGAGCCTGACCACCTATACCGTCACCGCGCCGATCAGTGGCGTGGTGATGGCGCGTACGGCCGCTGTGGGCATGGCGGCGGCTGAGGGCGCGCCACTGTTCGAGGTCGCCGACCTGTCCACCCTGTGGGTGGACCTGCACATCTTTGGGGCCGACGTCCAGCACATCGGTGCCGGCGTGCCGGTGACGGTCACCCGCTTGAGCGATGGCGTCACGGCGCAGACCACCTTGGAGCGCGTCCTGCCCGGCACCGCCACCGCCAGCCAAAGCACCATTGCGCGCGCCACCGTGGCCAACACCGATGGCCTGTGGCGTCCGGGTTCGGCGGTCAAGGCGCGGGTCACCGTGGATCGCCAATCGGCGGCGCTGGTGGTGCCAATCACCGCGCTGCAGACCGCAGAAGACCAGGACGTGGTCTACGTGCAGCAGGGAGAGACCTACCACACCCGGCCGGTCAAGCTCGGTCGCCGCGACGCTGAGCGCGCCGAAGTGCTGGAAGGGCTCAAGGCCGGTGAACAGGTGGTGGTGGCCCAGAGCTTCCTGATCAAGGCCGACATCGAAAAATCCACCGTCGAAGAAGACCATTGA
- a CDS encoding arsenic transporter, which translates to MLALAIFIVTLVFVIWQPRGFGIGWSALAGAAVALATGVVGWDDVATVWGIVWDATFTFVALIIISLILDAAGFFEWAALHVARWGGGNGRKLFPLIVLLGAAIAAVFANDGAALLLTPIVLAILLRLNFPPASALAFTVACGFIADTASLPLVVSNLVNIVTANFFDVSFGRYAAVMVPVNLVSVGATLIVLWLWFRRDIPRTYPVDDLEAPHQAIRDKAVFRAALPLLALLLVAYFVTGPLGVPIALVTGVAALVLMTIAGRWATGGRGATMALTKILRGAPWQIVLFSVGMYLVVYGLGNAWLAKAASAVLEWLAAQGTFVATIGTGFAVAGLASVMNNMPATLVGALAIDGANLPAATRELMIYANVVGNDLGPKLTPIGSLATLLWLHVLAGKGQRITWGQYMKVGLILTPPVLLATLVALWIWLPLAQ; encoded by the coding sequence ATGCTTGCCCTCGCGATTTTCATCGTCACCCTTGTATTCGTCATCTGGCAGCCGCGCGGATTCGGTATCGGTTGGTCGGCACTCGCCGGCGCCGCAGTAGCGTTGGCCACCGGCGTCGTCGGTTGGGATGACGTCGCCACGGTGTGGGGGATAGTCTGGGATGCGACGTTCACCTTCGTCGCACTCATCATCATCTCGCTCATCCTAGACGCGGCCGGCTTCTTCGAATGGGCTGCCCTACATGTGGCCCGCTGGGGCGGCGGCAATGGTCGGAAGCTCTTTCCGCTGATCGTCTTGCTGGGCGCTGCGATCGCGGCAGTGTTCGCCAACGATGGCGCGGCTCTCCTGTTGACGCCGATTGTCCTGGCCATTCTGTTGCGCTTGAACTTCCCGCCTGCGAGTGCGCTGGCGTTCACTGTGGCCTGCGGTTTCATCGCTGATACGGCCAGCCTGCCGCTGGTTGTCTCGAACTTGGTCAACATCGTCACCGCGAACTTCTTTGACGTCTCGTTCGGGCGCTACGCAGCGGTCATGGTGCCGGTGAATTTGGTGTCGGTCGGCGCCACGCTGATCGTCCTGTGGCTCTGGTTCCGCCGCGACATTCCTCGCACCTACCCGGTCGACGATCTTGAAGCGCCGCATCAAGCGATCCGCGACAAGGCTGTCTTCCGCGCCGCTTTGCCCCTGCTCGCATTACTGCTCGTTGCCTACTTCGTAACCGGGCCGCTGGGCGTCCCGATCGCCTTGGTGACGGGTGTGGCTGCGCTGGTGCTGATGACAATTGCAGGTCGCTGGGCGACAGGCGGCCGAGGCGCAACCATGGCCCTGACCAAGATTCTGCGCGGTGCGCCCTGGCAGATCGTGCTGTTCTCGGTCGGCATGTATCTGGTGGTTTATGGGCTTGGCAACGCCTGGCTGGCAAAGGCGGCAAGTGCGGTGCTTGAGTGGCTGGCGGCGCAGGGAACCTTTGTGGCCACGATCGGTACTGGCTTCGCAGTGGCGGGCCTCGCTTCGGTCATGAACAACATGCCGGCGACGCTGGTGGGCGCGCTGGCCATCGATGGGGCCAATCTTCCGGCCGCCACCCGCGAATTGATGATCTATGCCAACGTCGTGGGCAACGACCTTGGCCCCAAGCTCACTCCGATCGGGTCGCTCGCGACCCTGCTGTGGCTGCACGTCCTCGCCGGCAAGGGCCAACGGATCACGTGGGGACAGTACATGAAGGTAGGGCTAATCCTCACGCCCCCGGTCCTGTTGGCCACGCTCGTCGCCCTCTGGATTTGGCTGCCGCTCGCTCAATGA
- the arsH gene encoding arsenical resistance protein ArsH, translating to MIDRIAVDLPSIDVAQLAPIDVDALAGPGDPRHPPRILILYGSLRERSYSRLLAEEAGRLLRWYGCDVRIFDPHDLPLPDGATPDHPKVSELRQLAYWSEGMVWVSPERHGAMTGIMKAQIDWIPLADGAKRPTQGKTLAVMQVSGGSQSFNAVNQLRVLGRWMRMVTIPNQSSVAKAFQEFDEAGRMKPSAYYQRVTDVCEELVKFTWLVRGRSAYLTDRYSERVESAEELSKRVNQRSI from the coding sequence GTGATTGATCGCATTGCCGTAGATCTGCCGAGCATCGACGTAGCACAACTTGCACCGATCGACGTTGACGCACTAGCTGGGCCCGGCGACCCAAGGCACCCACCGCGGATCCTCATCCTCTATGGCTCGCTGCGGGAACGCTCTTATTCCCGACTGCTGGCAGAAGAAGCCGGCCGACTCTTGCGCTGGTACGGCTGCGACGTGCGGATCTTCGATCCGCACGACTTACCACTGCCTGACGGAGCCACCCCGGATCATCCGAAGGTGAGTGAGCTGCGCCAACTCGCGTACTGGTCCGAAGGCATGGTCTGGGTCAGCCCCGAACGCCACGGCGCCATGACCGGGATCATGAAGGCGCAAATCGACTGGATTCCTCTGGCCGACGGAGCCAAGCGCCCGACACAAGGCAAAACCTTGGCGGTGATGCAGGTGTCTGGCGGCTCGCAGAGCTTCAACGCAGTAAACCAACTGCGCGTACTCGGCCGTTGGATGCGCATGGTCACCATCCCGAACCAGTCCTCGGTGGCCAAGGCCTTCCAGGAATTTGATGAGGCTGGGCGCATGAAGCCGTCTGCGTACTATCAGCGCGTTACTGACGTATGCGAGGAGTTGGTGAAGTTCACCTGGCTGGTGCGTGGTCGCTCAGCGTACCTGACCGATCGCTATTCCGAACGTGTTGAGAGCGCCGAAGAACTGTCCAAGCGCGTGAATCAGCGCTCCATCTAA
- the arsC gene encoding arsenate reductase (glutaredoxin) (This arsenate reductase requires both glutathione and glutaredoxin to convert arsenate to arsenite, after which the efflux transporter formed by ArsA and ArsB can extrude the arsenite from the cell, providing resistance.), with translation MTLTIYHNPACGTSRNTLEMMRQSGEDPVVIEYLQAPPTREKLVELLAAMGMSPRELLRQKGTPYAELGLDNLALTNEQLVDAMMAHPILINRPIVVSGRGAALCRPSEKVLALLDKPVSSFTKEDGEIVTAAGAST, from the coding sequence ATGACGCTGACGATCTACCATAACCCGGCCTGCGGCACGTCTCGGAATACCCTGGAAATGATGCGCCAGTCAGGTGAAGACCCGGTGGTCATCGAGTACCTGCAGGCGCCGCCCACGCGCGAGAAGCTGGTCGAGCTGCTCGCCGCGATGGGCATGTCCCCTCGTGAGCTCCTGCGCCAGAAGGGAACACCGTACGCGGAGCTGGGCTTGGATAATCTCGCGCTCACCAACGAGCAACTGGTGGACGCGATGATGGCGCATCCGATCCTGATCAACCGTCCCATCGTCGTTTCCGGCCGGGGCGCGGCCCTGTGCCGACCGTCCGAAAAGGTGCTCGCGCTGCTGGACAAGCCGGTGTCCTCCTTCACCAAGGAAGACGGCGAAATCGTGACCGCAGCCGGGGCGTCGACGTGA
- a CDS encoding arsenate reductase ArsC, with product MSFPQPFNVLFLCTGNSARSILAESVLRKIGDGRFNAFSAGSHPKGEVHPLAIETLRQADYPVEGLRSKAWDEFAVPGAPTMDFVFTVCDQAAGEACPLWPGQPITAHWGIEDPSREARGDMWQRAAFRQALVYMENRVKAFVALPIHTLSRATLTAQVGDIGQFEGATSPRPDVA from the coding sequence ATGAGCTTCCCTCAGCCGTTTAACGTCCTGTTCCTATGCACTGGCAATTCAGCCCGCTCGATCCTGGCCGAGAGCGTCCTTCGCAAGATCGGCGATGGCCGTTTCAATGCGTTCTCCGCCGGCAGCCACCCCAAGGGTGAGGTCCACCCGCTGGCAATCGAGACGCTGCGTCAGGCCGACTACCCAGTCGAGGGGCTGCGCTCCAAGGCGTGGGACGAGTTCGCCGTGCCAGGCGCCCCGACCATGGATTTCGTTTTTACCGTCTGTGACCAGGCAGCCGGCGAGGCCTGCCCACTGTGGCCAGGACAACCGATCACTGCGCATTGGGGCATCGAAGACCCGAGCCGAGAAGCGCGCGGGGACATGTGGCAGCGCGCCGCCTTTCGGCAGGCGCTGGTGTACATGGAGAACCGCGTCAAGGCGTTCGTCGCACTTCCGATCCACACGCTGTCGCGGGCGACCTTGACGGCGCAGGTAGGCGACATCGGGCAGTTCGAGGGCGCCACGTCGCCCCGACCCGACGTGGCTTGA
- a CDS encoding ArsR/SmtB family transcription factor → MNDDSAVSALSALAHSDRLAAFRMLVRAGPNGMPSGEIAEALAIPPPRMSFHLATLERASLLRSWRNGRRVLYAASYEDMRQLLEFLTEDCCSGNPDICGALNNLATPCPAETCA, encoded by the coding sequence ATGAACGATGACTCTGCCGTCTCAGCGCTCTCTGCTCTTGCGCACTCCGACCGCCTGGCCGCATTCAGGATGCTGGTGCGCGCTGGTCCCAACGGCATGCCCTCAGGTGAAATTGCCGAAGCGCTCGCGATTCCGCCACCGCGCATGAGCTTCCACCTTGCGACCTTGGAGCGGGCGAGCCTACTGCGCTCTTGGCGCAACGGGCGGCGTGTCCTGTACGCCGCCAGCTACGAGGACATGCGCCAGCTTCTTGAATTCCTCACCGAGGACTGCTGCTCCGGGAATCCGGACATCTGCGGCGCCCTCAATAACCTCGCCACTCCTTGTCCCGCGGAGACCTGCGCATGA
- a CDS encoding UvrD-helicase domain-containing protein, which produces MSSVPSPNRVLLSAAGSGKTTLLVRQALERPGRRIAIVTYTLENLEEIRRSFEVHAGAVPAHVTLHSWYGFLLRQCIRPYQAALCPEPRIETILFVEGVTNNRAPRTQVARHYLAGNRMYSDRAADFAVRCDELTQGQVMARLAAMYDELYIDEVQDLAGFDLDLVERLLKSDIAITLVGDTRQATYATNYAQRHSQYRGPNLAALFQIWESDGLCQLDHRLISLRCVQALCDMADTLYPQMPPTQSGNGEVTGHDGIYLVAPGDVAAYVQEFAPTVLRHDRRQACDGLPAVNFGQCKGRTYSRVLIFPNGPLTQYLRTADLARITAPPKYYVAFTRARQSVAFVYAGACALPGHQLYIPASAST; this is translated from the coding sequence ATGTCCAGCGTGCCATCACCTAACCGGGTCTTGCTCTCGGCGGCCGGCTCTGGCAAGACCACGTTGCTGGTCCGGCAGGCCTTGGAGCGACCTGGGCGCCGCATCGCGATTGTCACCTACACGCTGGAAAACCTTGAAGAGATCCGGCGCTCGTTTGAGGTCCACGCCGGCGCGGTCCCCGCGCATGTCACCTTACACAGCTGGTATGGATTTCTGCTACGCCAGTGCATCCGCCCGTACCAGGCGGCGCTGTGCCCTGAGCCTCGCATCGAGACCATCCTGTTCGTAGAAGGTGTCACCAACAACCGGGCCCCACGCACACAGGTAGCGCGCCACTACCTAGCAGGCAACCGGATGTATTCGGACCGGGCGGCCGACTTTGCTGTGCGCTGCGATGAGCTGACCCAAGGTCAGGTCATGGCGCGCCTGGCGGCCATGTACGACGAGCTCTACATCGACGAAGTTCAGGACCTGGCCGGCTTTGATCTGGATCTGGTCGAGCGGCTGTTGAAGAGCGATATCGCCATCACGTTGGTGGGTGATACGCGCCAGGCGACGTATGCCACCAACTATGCGCAAAGGCACAGCCAGTATCGTGGGCCCAATCTGGCAGCGCTGTTTCAGATCTGGGAGTCGGACGGCTTATGCCAGCTGGATCACCGCCTCATCAGTCTGCGCTGCGTTCAGGCCCTGTGCGATATGGCTGACACGCTTTATCCGCAGATGCCGCCGACCCAATCAGGCAATGGCGAGGTCACCGGGCACGATGGCATCTACCTCGTCGCTCCAGGGGATGTTGCGGCGTACGTGCAGGAGTTTGCCCCCACCGTGCTTCGGCATGATCGGCGGCAAGCCTGCGACGGACTACCAGCGGTGAACTTTGGGCAGTGCAAGGGCCGCACCTACAGTCGGGTCCTTATCTTTCCGAACGGGCCGTTGACGCAGTACCTGCGCACGGCCGATCTGGCGCGCATCACCGCGCCACCGAAGTACTACGTGGCCTTCACCCGGGCACGGCAAAGCGTGGCCTTTGTGTATGCCGGCGCGTGCGCCTTGCCGGGTCATCAGCTGTACATCCCTGCCAGCGCAAGCACATAG
- a CDS encoding ATP-dependent nuclease, with product MPIERIVIDNFKSFRHLDLPLNAHMNLVVGDNEVGKSTLLEAIHAVVTGQLHGRNLAYELTPYLFHQPTVQEYLATLAAGTPASPPRISVEAYLGGDAALASLRGTNNSLRLDTAGIRLLVELNDDYREEFNAYLQQHQGAVSLPVEYYTVRWYSFANNGVTARSIPFDSTIIDTHGIKTLSGADRYIAGIIEQALTPAQRVSLSLSFRRMRRSFSEEADVAAINAYLTEHTGDISHRALTVGVDTSPRSTWETSLSPYLDELPFTQAGKGEQSAVKMKLAMHAAGAAHVLLIEEPENHLSFSSMTQLIDKIAALSTAQQVIIATHSSFVLNKLGVDNVILFSAQGQMKLDQLPSDTHDYFMKLPGHDTLRLILAKQAILVEGPSDELIVQRAYSDHHGVAPMAHGVDIISVKSLAFKRFLQIADRLKIQAKMITDNDGDIAVVQERYADHLTALYYDSDESAPSLEEQLIKANSLAELNTVLGKTFADEVALLKYMKGHKTDTALAIFNSPHSIRFPDYVQRAIT from the coding sequence ATGCCGATCGAACGTATCGTCATCGACAACTTCAAGTCGTTTCGCCATCTGGACCTGCCGCTCAACGCCCACATGAATCTGGTGGTGGGCGACAACGAGGTCGGCAAGTCCACCCTGCTGGAGGCCATCCACGCGGTGGTCACCGGGCAACTGCATGGGCGCAATCTCGCCTACGAGCTCACTCCCTACCTGTTTCACCAGCCCACGGTGCAGGAATATTTGGCGACCCTTGCTGCGGGCACGCCGGCCTCGCCGCCACGGATCTCCGTCGAAGCCTACTTGGGCGGAGACGCCGCGCTGGCGTCGTTGCGTGGCACCAATAACTCCCTGCGCCTGGATACCGCCGGCATCCGCCTGCTGGTCGAGCTCAACGACGACTACCGCGAGGAGTTCAACGCCTACCTGCAGCAGCACCAGGGCGCGGTCAGCCTGCCGGTGGAGTACTACACGGTGCGCTGGTACTCCTTCGCCAACAATGGCGTCACCGCCCGCAGTATTCCGTTCGACTCGACCATCATCGACACGCACGGCATCAAGACCTTGTCCGGTGCCGATCGCTATATCGCCGGCATCATCGAGCAAGCACTAACGCCGGCGCAACGCGTCTCGCTGTCGCTGAGCTTCCGCCGCATGCGGCGGAGTTTTTCCGAAGAAGCGGATGTGGCAGCGATCAACGCCTACCTCACCGAACACACGGGGGACATCAGCCACCGGGCGCTGACGGTGGGTGTGGACACGTCGCCGCGCTCAACGTGGGAAACCAGCTTGTCACCGTACCTGGATGAGCTCCCCTTCACCCAGGCCGGCAAGGGCGAACAGAGTGCGGTGAAGATGAAGCTGGCCATGCATGCGGCCGGGGCGGCCCACGTGCTGCTGATCGAGGAGCCAGAGAACCATCTGTCCTTCTCCAGCATGACCCAGTTGATCGACAAAATTGCGGCCCTCTCCACCGCCCAGCAGGTGATCATCGCCACCCACAGCAGCTTCGTGTTGAACAAGCTGGGCGTGGACAACGTGATCCTTTTCAGCGCGCAGGGCCAGATGAAGCTGGACCAGCTGCCATCCGATACCCACGACTATTTCATGAAGCTGCCGGGCCACGACACGCTGCGGCTGATTTTGGCGAAACAGGCGATCCTGGTCGAAGGGCCATCTGATGAGCTGATCGTGCAGCGTGCTTACAGCGACCACCATGGCGTGGCGCCGATGGCCCATGGCGTGGACATCATCTCGGTCAAATCGCTGGCATTCAAACGCTTCTTGCAGATTGCGGATCGGCTGAAAATTCAGGCCAAGATGATCACCGACAACGACGGCGACATCGCCGTTGTGCAGGAACGCTATGCCGACCACCTCACCGCGCTCTACTACGATTCCGACGAAAGCGCCCCATCGTTGGAAGAGCAGCTGATCAAAGCCAATTCGCTGGCTGAGCTCAACACCGTGCTGGGCAAGACCTTCGCCGATGAGGTGGCGCTGCTCAAGTACATGAAAGGCCATAAGACCGATACGGCCCTGGCGATCTTCAACAGCCCTCACTCGATTAGGTTCCCGGACTATGTCCAGCGTGCCATCACCTAA
- a CDS encoding DNA-binding protein yields the protein MARAGLYKSDVQKARDALLAQGKKPSVDAVRVALGNTGSKTTIHRYLRELEGEEGGGPARTVAVSDALQDLVARLASRLQEEAEAILTQERERHQAELHSRQQALSGAQEEAAALSSRLQRTEASLHQEQAAHALLQQNLGDRIAEIAQLNERIAGMTVRLADHEAHARSLEDKHAHAREALEHYRTSTKEQREQELRRHEHQVQELHVALRQANEALGVKNQELLVLNRDNGQWLERHGRIERELAQLRQAHESQHSEVAALRQTATDHLALQERWKTDAKALDAMRNELAQVQDTLMRERERRESAEADALRANARLEALEPLLNQLTPAQNAVKKTRRGHTQDGGAD from the coding sequence ATGGCGCGCGCAGGACTCTATAAGAGTGACGTCCAGAAGGCGCGCGACGCGCTGCTGGCCCAAGGCAAGAAGCCGTCAGTCGACGCGGTGCGAGTGGCTTTGGGCAACACGGGCTCCAAGACCACGATCCACCGCTACTTGCGTGAACTGGAAGGAGAGGAAGGCGGCGGTCCGGCGAGGACGGTAGCCGTTAGTGATGCTTTGCAGGACTTGGTTGCGCGCTTGGCCTCGCGGCTCCAGGAGGAAGCAGAGGCCATCCTCACCCAGGAGCGTGAGCGCCATCAGGCTGAGCTCCACAGTCGGCAACAGGCGCTTTCCGGTGCCCAAGAGGAGGCTGCTGCCTTGAGCAGTCGGCTGCAGCGCACCGAAGCAAGCCTGCACCAAGAGCAAGCTGCTCACGCCCTCCTTCAACAGAATCTAGGTGACAGGATCGCGGAAATCGCCCAGTTGAACGAGCGCATCGCCGGCATGACGGTGCGGCTGGCTGACCACGAGGCGCATGCGCGTTCTCTGGAGGACAAGCATGCTCATGCCCGGGAAGCGCTGGAGCACTATCGCACTTCAACCAAAGAGCAGCGCGAGCAAGAGCTGCGCCGCCACGAACATCAGGTCCAAGAGCTGCACGTAGCCTTACGTCAGGCCAATGAAGCCTTGGGCGTGAAGAATCAGGAACTGCTGGTGTTGAACCGCGACAACGGCCAATGGCTGGAGCGCCACGGGCGGATTGAGCGGGAGCTTGCCCAGTTGCGACAGGCCCACGAAAGCCAACATAGCGAGGTCGCGGCGTTGCGCCAGACTGCGACGGACCATTTGGCACTGCAGGAGCGCTGGAAGACTGATGCCAAGGCCTTGGATGCCATGCGCAACGAGCTAGCTCAGGTTCAAGACACCCTTATGCGGGAGCGTGAGCGCCGCGAGAGCGCTGAAGCCGATGCATTGCGTGCCAATGCACGTCTTGAAGCGCTAGAGCCCCTACTGAATCAACTGACGCCAGCACAAAATGCGGTGAAGAAAACTCGGCGCGGCCATACGCAGGATGGTGGAGCCGACTGA
- a CDS encoding helix-turn-helix domain-containing protein translates to MGSPWGARVTLSVDSTPTFARRLKQARLHTGLSQKELGIRAGLDPHVASPRINQYERGKHEPKLETAERLAQALGIPAAFLYTDDDLLAKLLLRWGSLSKQQKRELVKLIEATPEK, encoded by the coding sequence ATGGGGTCTCCATGGGGTGCGCGCGTGACTTTGTCCGTCGACTCAACACCGACCTTCGCTCGACGCCTCAAACAAGCCCGCCTGCACACGGGTTTGTCGCAGAAGGAGTTGGGCATCCGGGCCGGTCTGGATCCTCACGTGGCCAGCCCCCGAATCAACCAGTACGAGCGTGGCAAGCACGAGCCCAAGCTGGAGACTGCTGAGCGGTTGGCCCAAGCGTTGGGGATCCCCGCCGCCTTCCTCTATACCGACGATGATCTGCTGGCCAAGCTGCTCCTGCGCTGGGGCTCGCTAAGCAAGCAGCAGAAGCGCGAGTTGGTGAAGCTGATCGAGGCCACACCCGAGAAGTAA
- the copL gene encoding transcriptional regulator CopL: protein MSPVSASSLLLRLFLIAMLVLNGAWSAFATVSMNPVMEEQASEVAAAVQVDGDCVAHHSAEHHPDATSIEKAGTGHGDHAGPDCCKSSACRCACVHACASALPARLHVSVQLALGLDVMPLPLGHAAPALPHLIRPPIG from the coding sequence ATGTCGCCCGTGTCAGCCTCCTCACTTCTACTGCGACTGTTCCTGATCGCCATGCTCGTGCTTAACGGCGCGTGGTCGGCGTTTGCGACCGTCAGTATGAACCCGGTCATGGAAGAGCAGGCCAGCGAAGTGGCTGCCGCGGTGCAAGTCGACGGAGACTGCGTCGCCCATCACAGTGCTGAGCATCATCCCGATGCCACATCGATTGAAAAGGCTGGCACTGGGCATGGCGACCATGCCGGTCCCGACTGTTGCAAGTCTTCTGCGTGCCGGTGCGCCTGCGTACACGCCTGCGCGAGCGCACTTCCTGCGCGCCTGCATGTTTCGGTGCAACTGGCCTTGGGCCTGGATGTCATGCCGCTGCCCCTAGGGCATGCGGCACCTGCCTTGCCTCATCTGATCCGACCACCGATCGGCTAA